In Phycisphaerae bacterium RAS1, the genomic window GTCCCAGCCGATGATCCACGCAATCAGCTCGCCAAACGTCGCGTAGGCGTACGTGTACGCCGAACCGGAAATCGGCACGGTTGACGCGAATTCGGCGTAGCACAGCGCCGTCAGCCCGCAGGCCACGGCCGTGATGACAAACGACAGCATCAGCGACGGCCCGGCCCCCGGCCGGGCGGAATCGCCGGCCGTGGCCGTGCCGATGGTCGAGAAAATCCCCGCGCCGATGATCGCCCCGACGCCCAGCAGCGTGACATCCCACGCCCCCAGGCTGCGGCGCAGCGCGTGACCGCCCTCCTCCGGCGCTGCCAGAATCTGGTCGACGCTCTTGCTGCGAAACAAGGCTGCAAGCATGACGTGGTTTCGCTGGCTGGACTTGGGCCGCAAGTACGGGCGCCTGCCCGCATCCGCCGCGCCGGAATTGATCGCGAACGATACGCCCCGCGGCAGCGCGTCACAAGCCGATCGCGAGGCGAATCCTGGTGGTTCTAGCGGGGAGCATCGGCGTCCCGCCGGTGCGTGCTACGATTTCGCTGCTGCCAACGTCGCACGCTAACGACTTCCTCTGTGACTTTCAGCGCCGCTGCGTACTCTTCCTCCGTCACCGCCGCCATGCCCGGATAGCGCGTTCGTACCGCGTAGGCCGTCAACTCGATCGCCGCATCAAGCGCCGCCGGGACGTGCACGCCGGCCCGTTCGTGAAGCGCCAGCAATTCGGAGATCGAGTGCGTCTTGGGGTAGCCCCGTGTTCGCGCAACGAGCAGTCCTTTCAGTGCCTTCTCGGCCGCCTGCTGCAAATCAAAACACAAGTCCTCTAGCAGAACGCCCGCGACACCATGCCCCACCTTGGCGCGAATGAGATTGCTGTGCGCCCGCGCCAACCACGCCTACGGATCAAGTTCGGCGTCTTCAGCCGCGCTCATAGATGGTCGTCCCCTCTCGAACGGCGTCGCCCACCACGTTGCCCCAACTTGCCGCAAGCCGACAGACTCGCGCGGGCGTCTCAACCAGAATGTCGATTCCCGCGACCAGCCCCTTCATCGCCCGATACGCTGCCCGCTCCAGTGGCAGCGTTCGCTCCGCCGTGTCCTTCACCACCAGCAGGTCATAATCGCTGTCGGCCCGCGCCGTCCCCCGCGCCCGCGAGCCGAAGAGAATAATCCGATCCGGGTCAATGGCCGCCACGATCCGCCGCACAATCTCGTCCAGCGGCGCCGCGAGCGCGGGCAACCCATTTGGCGATCGTGCGACCATGACATGATTATACGAAATCCGCCTCGACTGCGCCGCAACCCGTGGTGCGGTCCGCGACCTGCCCGGCAGCGGCCGACTCGGAGGTCGGCCGCTACATATCCCCGCGTCACTTGTGACTTCGGACTTCAGACTTCCTACTTCTCCAGCGCCATCCGCACATCCTCCACCAAATCCTCCGTCGTCTCCAATCCCACGTACAGCCGGATCATCCACGCCGGCATCTGCGAATCCTGGCTCCAGAAATTGCCGCCCAGAACCAGGCTCTCGTGCCCGCCCCAGCTCACGCCGATGCTGAACAGCTTCAGGCGGTCGATGAACCTGTGCGTCGCCTCGCGCGACTGCTCGTGCAGCTCGAAACTGAACAGCCCGCCGAAGCCGCGCATCTGCCGCAAGGCCAGTGCATGCCCCGCGTCGGACTCCAGCCCCGGATGCCGCACGCGGCGCACGCTCGGATGCTGCGCCAGGAATCGCGCCACCGCCAGACCGCTGCGCTGATGCTGCTCCAGCCGCACGCCCAGCGTCCGCACGCCGCGAATCAGCAGCCACGCGGCGAACGGATCAATCGTCCCGCCCACCAGCTCCACCTCGCGGAACACGCGGCGGCGAAGTTGCTCGTCGCGCCCGCACACCACGCCCGCCACCACGTCGCTGTGACCGCCGATGTACTTCGTGGCGCTGTGCACCACCAGGTCGCAGCCCAGCTCCAGCGGCGTCTGGTAGAACGGCGAGGCCCAGGAATTATCGAACGCAACGGGAATTCCGCGGCGGCGGGCCTCGGCCGTGATGGAGCGCACGTCGAGTATCTCCATCGTGCCGCTGGTCGGGCTTTCGATGTAGATCAGCTTCGTCTCAGGGCGGATGGCGGCGATGTAATCCGCGGGATCGATGCTGTTGACGAACGTGGTCGTCACGCCGAAACGCGGCAGGTAGTTTCGCAAGTATCGGGCCGTCGGCCAGTAGCACCGCTCGGCACACACGACGTGTGCGCCGGCATGCACGCACGCGTTGATCGCAGCGCTGATCGCCGCCATGCCCGACGAAAGGCAAAAGCACCACTCCGCCTGTTCGAGCCTGGCAAGCTTGGCCTCCAGAACAGCCGTGGTCGGATTGCCGACGCGTGTGTATTCGTAATACGGGCTGCCGGCCGCCTTGCGCTTCTCAAACGCCTCCGCGTCGGGAAAGAGAAACGTGGACGCCTGGTAGATCGGCACCGCCGCCGGCCCGCCGACAACGTGGCTCGCCTCGCCAAAGTGCGTGCAGATCGTCTCGAAGCCGACCTGCGATGGCAAATCGTCGCTCGGCCGGCGCGGGATGAACGGTTCGTTGTCCGGTTCGTGAATGGGAAGGTTCATGCCAGCTCACCCTGCGCGGCCGCCCGCTTAACGCGTCGCGTGCCCGCCCGCCTCGCCCGTTAGCTCGCGCACCAACCCCTCGGCGTTGTACACGCTGCGGAGCGCCTCGATGATCGCCCGCGAGTCGACCGCGACCGCCCGGCCCTGCACCTGCGTGAACGCGACGTCCCACACCAGCCCGTGAATGTTCCCGTCGAACACCAGGCCGATCACCTCACCCGCCTTGTTGAACACCGGGCTGCCCGAGTTGCCGCCGATGATGTCCGCGGTGCAGACAAAATTGAATGGTGTGTCCAGTTTCACGCTGCGCTCCGGGTTGAGCCAGCGCTCCGGCAGGTCAAACGGCGCGGCGCCCTTGCGCTCCTTGAAGCGCTCATACAAGCCGGCGAAATCCGTGAACGGGGCGATCTTGCGGTCGCCCTCGCCGTACCCCGTCACTTGGCCGAACGACAGCCGCAGCGTGAAGGTCGCATCCGGCGCGATGGCGTCGCCCAGCGTGGCGAACTGGGCGGCGGCGATCTTGGCGTAGTTGGCTTTCTCAACGCTCTCCACCTCGTCTTCGTGCCGCTTGCGCAACGCGCGCGCCTCCTTGTCAATTGACGCCGCGAAGCGGATCATGGGATCGTCGCACTTCGACACCGCTTCCTGCCCGCCGGCGACAAGCTGCTTGCGCACTGCGACGTCCTTCAGCTTCGTGCCGCTCACGAGCTCGCGCGCCCGCGCGATCGGCGACTTGCCGTCCAGCGCCGCCACGCACAGCGGATCATCCCCGCCGAAAGTCTCAACGAAGAACGAAAGCCCGCTGGCCAGCTTGTTCTCCTCCAGCACGTCGTAGATCGGCGCCTCGGTGTACAGGTCCGGCTCCAGCGTCTTCAGCCCCGCGTCGGTGTACTCGCGCAGCCGCTGCTCATTCGGTTTGGGCTTTTCCTCGGCGATGCGGACGATGTGCCGCGCGAAACCCAGCAGCGACGATTGCAGCACCGAGCGCCGCCCCTCCAGCGACGAATGCCGCAGGTAGTAGCCGCGGTACGCCTGCTCCGCCTTGGCGATGTTGTCCCATGCATCCGCCCACTTCGCCTTGTATTCCGGATTCGCGTCGACCGCCGCCCGCAGCTTCTTTTCCGCGTCGATCTTGGCCTGCATCACCGCCGGGTCCATCAGCCCCGCCAGCGTGCCGGTGAAGGCCTTGCGGCTGTTGGCGATGCCGCGGATTTCGCCCGAGGCGATGCGGGCGTGCTCCGCGTCGCGCCCCGCGAATGACTGAAGCTGGCTCTCGCGCCGCCAGTAGCGATTGAGAATCGACGGCAACTCCACGTCGCGCAGGAACTTCAGATGATCCACGGTCAGCAGCCGCCGCGTGCGGGCCGGATGGCCGGCGATGAAGGTCAGGTCGCCCTCAGCCGCGCCGCCGCTGCTCCATTTCAGGTAGTGCTCCGGCCGCAGCGGCTTCTCATTCTCGTAAACGCGAAAGAAACAGCAGTCCAGGTTGAAGCGCGGATACTCGAAGTTGTCGATGTCGCCGCCAAAGAAGGCGATCTTTTCCTCCGGAGCGAAGACCAGCCGCACGTCGGTGTAGCGCTTGTAGCTGTAGAGGTGGTAGCGGGCCCCCTGGTAGAGCGTCACCATCTCGCAGTGCAGCTTGGTCTTCTCCTCGGCCTCCTGCTCGACCGCGGTCATCGCGGCCTTGCGCGCGGCCAGCGCCCCGGCCGGCGGCATGCCGGGTTTGGCCGCCGCCTCGATTCGGGCCGTGACGTCCTCGATCGTCCATAGAACTTCGACGTCGCTGTCCGGGCACTTCAGCTCGTCCTCGTGCCGCGCCGCGTAGAAACCCGTCTCCAGCAGGTTCCGCTCGGCCGTGCTCAGCTTCTCAACCGCCCGGTAGCCGACGTGGTGATTGGTCATCACCAGGCCGTCCGCTGAAACGAACGAGCCGGACGCCCCGATCCGCACACACGATTTCTGCACGTGCTCCAACCACTGAGCTGATGGCTCGAAGCCGTAGCGCTCTTTCAGCGCCGTGGTCGGCGGCTGGTTGAGCAACCACATGCCCTCGTCGGCCCGGACAGGGCAGGGCAGGGTGAATGAAAGAAGGCAGATTCCCGCGACAACAGCGCGGCCGATGCGGAGATGCGATCTTCGTGTCATGCGATTCGTCGTTCCTGCGGCTAGAGGGGTCGCTCGCCTGAGCGGCGCCGCCCATTGTACTGACCGTGCCGTCGGCCAGCCAAGCCGGAGCTGATCCAGCGCTGCCGTTAGAGATCGGCGATCGGCGGTGTGGCTTCGACTGCTTTCAGGATCGGTCGCGCCAGCCAGACCCGCCCCCACTTCGCGCCGGTTGCTTCGCTTAGCATTCCCACGTTTTCAAGCGCCGCAATGGTCTTCTGAGCCGTCGGCGCGGTGACGCCCAGGCGCTCGCACGCACGCGCGACCGTCGTGTACGGGTTAATGAACAGCTCATCAAGCAGCGTCAGCGCACGGTGTTGTTTCCCGAGCTTTCCTCGGAAATCGTCGCGGAGCCTCAGGATCGACTGGCTCTGTTCAATCGCGCTGCGGCCGGTGTCGCGCACCGCTGTCAGGAAGTACTGCAGCCACGCCGGCCAGTCGCCGTGCGTGCGGATGCGCTGGAGCGCCCCGTAGTATGCGGCCTTCGTTTGCTCGATGTAGCTCGACAGATACAGCAGCGGCTTGCTCAGCCGCCCGCGCTCGATCAGGAAGAGCGTAATGAGCAATCGGCCGATGCGCCCGTTCCCGTCCAGAAACGGGTGAATCGCCTCGAAGTGCTCGTGGATCAGAGCGCACTGCACCAGCTCGGGCATCGTGCCGCGCTGGTTGACGAATACCTCCCAGTGCTTGAGGCATTCATGCATCTCCGGGTCGGGTGGAGGCGGCACGTACGTCGCCGTCGTTAACGTCGAGCCTGGCGGCCCGATCCAGTTCGGGCTGCGCCGGAATTCGCCCGGCGTGCGCTCCTGGCCGCGCACGCCTTGCATCAGCACCTTGTGCAGATCGCGCACCAACCGCCCCGCCAGCGGCAGCTTGTCGAGCTGCCGCAATCCCCTGTTCAGCGCGGCAACGTAATTGCGCACCTCCAGCACGTCGCTGCCAGCCGGCGTGCGCTTCGGCTCGATTTCGTCCATCAGCAAGTCCGAAAGATCGGCCTGCGTCCCTTCGATGCGGCTTGACGCGACCGCCTCGCGCTTCACATACGGCGCGATCAGTAAGTCGGGATTCGGCAGGTAGCGCCCCAGTCCCGAAAGCTCGCTCAGCGCCGCATCCGCCTGCGAGAGAAGCAGCGTCAGTCGCGGGGTGTATTCGACTTCCGGCGGCAGACGACGGGGCACGAAGGTCCAGTAACCTGTCGCCGTCTTCCGCACGTCGCCGGCTCGGTCGGTCACAAAGCTTCTTGGATCCACGCTTTAGCCGCTCCGAAAGGAGTTTACAGAGCGCCGATCGCTTTGTAAATATATGCCGCATATTTTAAAAGTACGGCCGCCTTTGAAAACGCCTATTAATCCGATCGCCGACCAGGAAGGCGACGCATCCGCGCCACAGGCAGTGAACCGAATACCCCCTCAGCGACGGCGCATCTCAATCTGCGTTTCAAGTTCACGTAGTTCGGCATCCTGCGGATTCGCGCTGCGCATCCGGCGCACTTCGGCCAGCGCCTCCGCGACGCGCTGCTGCTGCAATAGCGCGTCAATCAGGTTGCGGCCGGCGGCCCGGTGTGACGGGTCTGCCGCCAGCGCCGCCCGAAAACGTTCCGTCGCAAGGTCCATCCGCCCGCGCTGCGCGTCCGCGACGCCGCGGCTGCTCAGGGCGTCCGCGTACGTCGGCAGCAGCCGGATGGCCTCGTCCAGCGCCGCGACGGCGTCG contains:
- a CDS encoding Adenosine monophosphate-protein transferase SoFic — encoded protein: MDPRSFVTDRAGDVRKTATGYWTFVPRRLPPEVEYTPRLTLLLSQADAALSELSGLGRYLPNPDLLIAPYVKREAVASSRIEGTQADLSDLLMDEIEPKRTPAGSDVLEVRNYVAALNRGLRQLDKLPLAGRLVRDLHKVLMQGVRGQERTPGEFRRSPNWIGPPGSTLTTATYVPPPPDPEMHECLKHWEVFVNQRGTMPELVQCALIHEHFEAIHPFLDGNGRIGRLLITLFLIERGRLSKPLLYLSSYIEQTKAAYYGALQRIRTHGDWPAWLQYFLTAVRDTGRSAIEQSQSILRLRDDFRGKLGKQHRALTLLDELFINPYTTVARACERLGVTAPTAQKTIAALENVGMLSEATGAKWGRVWLARPILKAVEATPPIADL
- a CDS encoding Peptidase S46 — translated: MTRRSHLRIGRAVVAGICLLSFTLPCPVRADEGMWLLNQPPTTALKERYGFEPSAQWLEHVQKSCVRIGASGSFVSADGLVMTNHHVGYRAVEKLSTAERNLLETGFYAARHEDELKCPDSDVEVLWTIEDVTARIEAAAKPGMPPAGALAARKAAMTAVEQEAEEKTKLHCEMVTLYQGARYHLYSYKRYTDVRLVFAPEEKIAFFGGDIDNFEYPRFNLDCCFFRVYENEKPLRPEHYLKWSSGGAAEGDLTFIAGHPARTRRLLTVDHLKFLRDVELPSILNRYWRRESQLQSFAGRDAEHARIASGEIRGIANSRKAFTGTLAGLMDPAVMQAKIDAEKKLRAAVDANPEYKAKWADAWDNIAKAEQAYRGYYLRHSSLEGRRSVLQSSLLGFARHIVRIAEEKPKPNEQRLREYTDAGLKTLEPDLYTEAPIYDVLEENKLASGLSFFVETFGGDDPLCVAALDGKSPIARARELVSGTKLKDVAVRKQLVAGGQEAVSKCDDPMIRFAASIDKEARALRKRHEDEVESVEKANYAKIAAAQFATLGDAIAPDATFTLRLSFGQVTGYGEGDRKIAPFTDFAGLYERFKERKGAAPFDLPERWLNPERSVKLDTPFNFVCTADIIGGNSGSPVFNKAGEVIGLVFDGNIHGLVWDVAFTQVQGRAVAVDSRAIIEALRSVYNAEGLVRELTGEAGGHATR
- the metB gene encoding Cystathionine gamma-synthase yields the protein MNLPIHEPDNEPFIPRRPSDDLPSQVGFETICTHFGEASHVVGGPAAVPIYQASTFLFPDAEAFEKRKAAGSPYYEYTRVGNPTTAVLEAKLARLEQAEWCFCLSSGMAAISAAINACVHAGAHVVCAERCYWPTARYLRNYLPRFGVTTTFVNSIDPADYIAAIRPETKLIYIESPTSGTMEILDVRSITAEARRRGIPVAFDNSWASPFYQTPLELGCDLVVHSATKYIGGHSDVVAGVVCGRDEQLRRRVFREVELVGGTIDPFAAWLLIRGVRTLGVRLEQHQRSGLAVARFLAQHPSVRRVRHPGLESDAGHALALRQMRGFGGLFSFELHEQSREATHRFIDRLKLFSIGVSWGGHESLVLGGNFWSQDSQMPAWMIRLYVGLETTEDLVEDVRMALEK
- a CDS encoding HEPN domain protein produces the protein MARAHSNLIRAKVGHGVAGVLLEDLCFDLQQAAEKALKGLLVARTRGYPKTHSISELLALHERAGVHVPAALDAAIELTAYAVRTRYPGMAAVTEEEYAAALKVTEEVVSVRRWQQRNRSTHRRDADAPR
- a CDS encoding Nucleotidyltransferase domain protein, which codes for MVARSPNGLPALAAPLDEIVRRIVAAIDPDRIILFGSRARGTARADSDYDLLVVKDTAERTLPLERAAYRAMKGLVAGIDILVETPARVCRLAASWGNVVGDAVREGTTIYERG